A region of Salvelinus namaycush isolate Seneca chromosome 9, SaNama_1.0, whole genome shotgun sequence DNA encodes the following proteins:
- the LOC120054003 gene encoding nuclear factor of activated T-cells 5-like isoform X1 has protein sequence MPSDFISLLSADLDLNSPKSLYSKESVYDLLPKELQLQSSSSQTDTPTMSQKSGGEAGPPPSAAMASATSSSPSPSSLATGGPSSDPSTSAMDQSQPPLLHHHPSGGAREGSGAPEGSEREGVEGALPASEGGGGNGTSSGTGGDPGEAGGVGSQQQPQNTPSKRRPVLSISPPPEDLFDDSSMSCQEDPAPAGPAGPDSEHSSSIWADDSASNFSLISSSSYNDNTEVPRKSRKRTPRQRPGAKPAPPEDSMDVFDADSATAPHFVLSQLGPDKASPKPSSLEAGCLLKGGLLSGQCPQKSEGKELKILVQPETQHRARYLTEGSRGSVKDRTQQGFPTVKLEGVSEPVVLQVFVASDTGRVKPHGFYQACRVTGRNTTACKEVDIEGTTVIEVPLEPSSAMSLAVDCVGILKLRNADVEARIGVAGSKKKSTRARLAFRVNIPQPDGSVLALQTTSSPILCTQPAGVPEILKKSLHSCSVRGGEELFIIGKNFLKGTKVIFQENPADDDSWQAEAEIDMELFHQNHVVVKVPPYHSLSVSSPVSVGVYITTNAGRSHDNQPFMYTPDSADKSLNMSVKIEGSSLAKACTFHDQINYLASDPAQSAGELVKRHEVTPMEVSSNTSSTALFKPPSDALILVQQTLSSSTPPRNESFPGPMPLQPGDVDLPHAPVFPSLEPFSTIQKQDIAPITSFPVSSDTTTLPPVPPEVPQQFLRDPQESLPQEASNSCGRVMVVGMSQMAPPSQAPQVPQFPQDGVAQLERAVRELQAGGSSLVQQVLEAAVAQQQLNSVLYSPTSSTDSLQQNVQDTMNSLRLGCTEGSLATQQQQLQQQLQQQQILGNMQQIQQQQQIQQQQQIQQQQQIQQQQQIQQQQQIQQHQVLSNIQLQPQLLIQPQDQQLQQQQQILGNLQQLQHQQFQQQQQQVLGNIQLQDQQLQQQQQVLGNLQQQNQAVGNMQHLQQQQQQQQVLENFQQQLQAELLQPQIHSSSHPQQQPVSLLQQAGELLTIQTSSFPHQPPSHTSPPQQLLQSPRPLSESPSPQLQVQAALLQNTLTVLTSGSLDHEQQVTGSTLFLSPNTLSSQGSRQQLAFLSSMETSASEPQTVSVFQPQTQQQQSTPMDQQQSPQQTQPQQTQQQRPMAQQGSLFQTNTLSSSQHPQPQPTDLLLCTASLNPQALPPTLLFSTQGPSMGSSTPHPQDTPAPLLFSQPTMVGIRVGVAQSDPAEPMSFQDQSSTVGGTTASINPPQQGLFQGQQPMQVSSSSGSGPDSQQVELYLPQGSLSGLQSNMATQELEHHAAAAATIFVMQSGLGVVELQSTASSPEQLFQTGVSRNVGQPGGQPNLFVFGLQNDSSQLMTSAGPTLSAQSQPQNANPVQASHIQSLLDSDMAQTATPMQTNLQTPMQTNTHTAMQTNIQTAIETSLPTLMQTSLQNAIQTNMQTSMSTSQKMEDLLESLQKQ, from the exons ATGCCCTCTGATTTTATATCCCTCCTCAGCGCTGATCTCGACCTTAATTCCCCCAAATCCCTTTACTCTAAAG agTCTGTGTATGACCTCCTCCCTAAGGAGCTCCAGCTGCAGTCATCCTCCtcccagacagacacacccacCATGAGCCAGAAGAGCGGGGGAGAGGCCGGACCGCCCCCTTCTGCAGCCATGGCCTCAG CCACCTCATCCAGCCCTTCTCCATCCTCTTTGGCCACGGGAGGCCCCAGCTCGGACCCCTCTACCTCAGCCATGGACCAGTCCCAGCCTCCTCTTCTCCACCACCATCCCAGTGGGGGTGCCAGAGAGGGGTCAGGAGCCCCAGAAGGATCAGAGAGGGAAGGGGTGGAGGGAGCTCTGCCTGCCTCTGAAGGTGGAGGCGGCAATGGGACCAGCTCTGGAACAGGAGGAGACCCAGGAGAGGCAGGGGGGGTGGGATCCCAGCAGCAGCCCCAGAACACCCCCTCTAAGCGGAGGCCAGTGTTGAGCATCTCCCCCCCTCCGGAGGACCTGTTTGATGACAGCAGTATGTCCTGCCAGGAGGATCCAGCCCCGGCCGGGCCAGCAGGTCCAGACTCAGAACATAGCAGCAGCATCTGGGCTGACGACTCGGCCTCCAACTTCAGCCTGATCAGCTCCAGCTCCTACAACGACAACACAGAGGTGCCCCGCAAGTCCCGTAAACGCACCCCCCGCCAGCGGCCCGGGGCCAAGCCTGCACCCCCAGAGGACAGCATGGACGTGTTTGATGCAGACAGCGCCACGGCCCCACACTTTGTACTGTCTCAGCTGGGCCCAGACAAGGCCAGCCCCAAGCCCAG TTCTCTGGAGGCTGGGTGTCTGCTGAAGGGAGGCCTGCTGTCAGGTCAGTGTCCCCAGAAGAGTGAGGGCAAGGAGCTGAAGATCCTGGTGCAGCCAGAGACCCAGCACCGGGCACGCTACCTGACCGAGGGCAGCCGCGGCTCTGTCAAAGACCGCACCCAACAGGGCTTCCCCACGGTCAAG tTAGAGGGCGTCAGTGAGCCGGTGGTGCTGCAGGTGTTTGTGGCCAGTGACACAGGCAGAGTGAAGCCTCATGGGTTCTACCAGGCCTGCAGGGTGACAGGACGCAACACCACGGCCTGCAAGGAGGTGGACATCGAGGGAACCACCGTCATAGAGGTCCCTCTGGAGCCCAGCAGCGCCATGTCACTTGC GGTTGATTGTGTGGGGATCCTGAAGCTGCGTAACGCAGACGTGGAGGCTCGTATAGGAGTGGCCGGGTCCAAGAAGAAGAGCACCCGGGCCAGGCTGGCATTCAGGGTCAACATCCCCCAGCCTGATGGGTCTGTCCTAGCCCTACAGACCACCTCGTCACCCATCCTCTGCA CCCAGCCAGCAGGGGTGCCAGAGATCCTGAAGAAGAGTCTCCACAGCTGttcagtgagaggaggagaggagctgttCATCATAGGGAAGAACTTCCTCAAAGGAACCAAGGTCATCTTCCAGGAGAACCCAGCAG ATGATGACTCGTGGCAGGCCGAGGCAGAGATTGACATGGAGCTGTTCCATCAG AACCATGTGGTGGTGAAGGTTCCGCCGTACCAcagcctgtctgtctcctctcctgtctctgtgggCGTCTACATCACGACCAATGCCGGGAGGTCACATGACAACCAGCCCTTCATGTATACCCCAGACTCAG CAGATAAGTCCCTGAACATGTCTGTGAAGATAGAGGGTTCTTCTCTGGCCAAGGCCTGCACCTTCCATGACCAGATCAATTATCTGGCCTCTGACCCTGCCCAGTCTGCTGGCGAACTGGTTAAACGACACGAGGTCACCCCTATGGAGGTCTCCAGCAATACCTCATCCACAGCACTCTTCAAG CCACCCTCTGACGCCCTTATCTTAGTCCAGCAGACCCTGAGCTCCAGCACCCCGCCTAGGAATGAGTCGTTCCCCGGCCCCATGCCCCTCCAGCCTGGGGACGTGGACCTCCCCCATGCCCCTGTCTTTCCCTCCCTGGAGCCCTTCAGCACCATCCAGAAGCAGGACATCGCCCCCATCACCTCCTTCCCCGTCTCCAGCGACACTACCACTCTCCCCCCTGTCCCCCCAGAGGTACCCCAGCAGTTCCTCCGGGACCCCCAGGAGAGTCTGCCTCAAGAGGCCTCCAACTCCTGCGGAAGGGTGATGGTAGTAGGGATGTCCCAGATGGCGCCCCCCTCCCAGGCCCCCCAAGTTCCCCAGTTTCCCCAGGACGGGGTGGCCCAGCTGGAGAGGGCAGTAAGGGAGCTCCAGGCGGGGGGCAGCAGCCTGGTACAGCAGGTCCTAGAGGCAGCAGTGGCTCAGCAGCAACTCAACTCAGTGTTGTACAGCCCCACGTCCTCCACTGACTCCCTGCAGCAAAACGTACAGGACACAATGAACAGCCTGAGACTGGGGTGCACTGAGGGCTCTCTGGCCACACAACAGCAGCAGCTACAACAGCAGTTGCAACAACAGCAGATCCTTGGCAACATGCAACAGATACAGCAGCAACAACAGATACAGCAGCAACAACAGATACAGCAGCAACAACAGATACAGCAGCAACAACAGATACAGCAGCAACAACAGATACAGCAGCATCAAGTCCTTAGCAACATACAGCTACAACCACAATTATTAATACAGCCACAGGATCAACAACtgcaacagcaacaacagataCTGGGGAACCTACAACAATTACAACATCAACAGtttcaacaacagcagcagcaggtcCTAGGAAACATACAGCTACAGGATCAACAACTTCAGCAACAACAACAAGTACTGGGCAACCTACAACAACAAAACCAAGCAGTAGGCAACATGCAACacttacagcaacaacaacagcagcagcaggtgTTGGAGAACTTTCAGCAGCAGCTCCAGGCTGAGCTCCTCCAGCCCCAGATCCACTCCTCGTCTCATCCCCAGCAGCAGCCTGTGTCTCTCCTCCAGCAGGCTGGGGAGCTGCTCACCATCCAGACCTCCAGCTTCCCCCACCAGCCGCCCTCCCACACCTCCCCCCCCCAGCAGCTCCTCCAGTCCCCCAGGCCTCTGTCGGAATCCCCCAGCCCGCAGCTCCAGGTCCAGGCCGCCCTGCTCCAGAACACTCTGACTGTGCTGACCAGTGGTAGCCTAGATCATGAGCAGCAGGTCACGGGGTCCACGCTGTTCCTCTCTCCCAACACACTCTCTAGCCAGGGTAGTCGGCAGCAGCTGGCATTCCTGTCCTCCAtggagacttcagccagtgagccCCAGACTGTGTCAGTGTTCCAGCCTCAGACCCAGCAGCAGCAGAGCACCCCCATGGACCAACAGCAGTCCCCCCAGCAGACACAACCACAGCAAACCCAGCAGCAGCGTCCCATGGCTCAGCAAGGCTCCTTGTTCCAAACTAACACTCTGTCCTCCAGCCAGCACCCTCAGCCACAGCCCACAGACCTGCTCCTCTGCACCGCCTCCCTCAACCCCCAGGCTCTGCCTCCAACCCTCCTCTTCAGTACCCAGGGCCCCTCCATGGGCAGCAGCACCCCTCACCCCCAGGACACCCCTGCTCCCCTCCTGTTCTCCCAGCCCACCATGGTTGGGATCAGGGTAGGGGTGGCCCAGTCTGACCCAGCAGAGCCCATGTCCTTCCAGGACCAGAGCTCCACAGTAGGGGGGACCACTGCCTCCATCAATCCCCCTCAGCAGGGCCTGTTCCAGGGCCAGCAGCCTATGCAGGTGAGCTCCAGCTCAGGCAGTGGCCCTGACAGCCAGCAGGTGGAGCTGTACCTGCCACAGGGTTCTCTGTCTGGTCTGCAGAGCAACATGGCTACGCAGGAACTAGAACACCATGCTGCAGCAGCTGCGACCATCTTTGTGATGCAGAGCGGACTGGGGGTGGTGGAGCTGCAGAGTACCGCCTCCTCCCCAGAGCAGCTGTTCCAGACGGGAGTGAGTAGGAATGTCGGCCAGCCAGGAGGACAACCCAACCTGTTTGTGTTCGGCCTCCAGAACG attCCTCCCAGCTGATGACGTCCGCTGGTCCAACACTGTCAGCCCAGAGCCAACCCCAGAACGCCAACCCTGTGCAGGCAAGCCACATCCAGTCTTTACTGGACTCAGACATGGCCCAGACAGCCACACCCATGCAGACCAACCTACAGACCCCAatgcagacaaacacacatactgcAATGCAGACCAATATACAGACTGCCATAGAAACTAGCCTGCCGACCCTTATGCAGACCAGCTTACAGAACGCCATACAGACCAACATGCAGACGTCCATGAGCACCTCCCAGAAGATGGAGGACCTGCTGGAGAGTCTACAGAAGCAGTGA
- the LOC120054003 gene encoding nuclear factor of activated T-cells 5-like isoform X2 — protein sequence MPSDFISLLSADLDLNSPKSLYSKESVYDLLPKELQLQSSSSQTDTPTMSQKSGGEAGPPPSAAMASATSSSPSPSSLATGGPSSDPSTSAMDQSQPPLLHHHPSGGAREGSGAPEGSEREGVEGALPASEGGGGNGTSSGTGGDPGEAGGVGSQQQPQNTPSKRRPVLSISPPPEDLFDDSSMSCQEDPAPAGPAGPDSEHSSSIWADDSASNFSLISSSSYNDNTEVPRKSRKRTPRQRPGAKPAPPEDSMDVFDADSATAPHFVLSQLGPDKASPKPSSLEAGCLLKGGLLSGQCPQKSEGKELKILVQPETQHRARYLTEGSRGSVKDRTQQGFPTVKLEGVSEPVVLQVFVASDTGRVKPHGFYQACRVTGRNTTACKEVDIEGTTVIEVPLEPSSAMSLAVDCVGILKLRNADVEARIGVAGSKKKSTRARLAFRVNIPQPDGSVLALQTTSSPILCTQPAGVPEILKKSLHSCSVRGGEELFIIGKNFLKGTKVIFQENPADDDSWQAEAEIDMELFHQNHVVVKVPPYHSLSVSSPVSVGVYITTNAGRSHDNQPFMYTPDSDKSLNMSVKIEGSSLAKACTFHDQINYLASDPAQSAGELVKRHEVTPMEVSSNTSSTALFKPPSDALILVQQTLSSSTPPRNESFPGPMPLQPGDVDLPHAPVFPSLEPFSTIQKQDIAPITSFPVSSDTTTLPPVPPEVPQQFLRDPQESLPQEASNSCGRVMVVGMSQMAPPSQAPQVPQFPQDGVAQLERAVRELQAGGSSLVQQVLEAAVAQQQLNSVLYSPTSSTDSLQQNVQDTMNSLRLGCTEGSLATQQQQLQQQLQQQQILGNMQQIQQQQQIQQQQQIQQQQQIQQQQQIQQQQQIQQHQVLSNIQLQPQLLIQPQDQQLQQQQQILGNLQQLQHQQFQQQQQQVLGNIQLQDQQLQQQQQVLGNLQQQNQAVGNMQHLQQQQQQQQVLENFQQQLQAELLQPQIHSSSHPQQQPVSLLQQAGELLTIQTSSFPHQPPSHTSPPQQLLQSPRPLSESPSPQLQVQAALLQNTLTVLTSGSLDHEQQVTGSTLFLSPNTLSSQGSRQQLAFLSSMETSASEPQTVSVFQPQTQQQQSTPMDQQQSPQQTQPQQTQQQRPMAQQGSLFQTNTLSSSQHPQPQPTDLLLCTASLNPQALPPTLLFSTQGPSMGSSTPHPQDTPAPLLFSQPTMVGIRVGVAQSDPAEPMSFQDQSSTVGGTTASINPPQQGLFQGQQPMQVSSSSGSGPDSQQVELYLPQGSLSGLQSNMATQELEHHAAAAATIFVMQSGLGVVELQSTASSPEQLFQTGVSRNVGQPGGQPNLFVFGLQNDSSQLMTSAGPTLSAQSQPQNANPVQASHIQSLLDSDMAQTATPMQTNLQTPMQTNTHTAMQTNIQTAIETSLPTLMQTSLQNAIQTNMQTSMSTSQKMEDLLESLQKQ from the exons ATGCCCTCTGATTTTATATCCCTCCTCAGCGCTGATCTCGACCTTAATTCCCCCAAATCCCTTTACTCTAAAG agTCTGTGTATGACCTCCTCCCTAAGGAGCTCCAGCTGCAGTCATCCTCCtcccagacagacacacccacCATGAGCCAGAAGAGCGGGGGAGAGGCCGGACCGCCCCCTTCTGCAGCCATGGCCTCAG CCACCTCATCCAGCCCTTCTCCATCCTCTTTGGCCACGGGAGGCCCCAGCTCGGACCCCTCTACCTCAGCCATGGACCAGTCCCAGCCTCCTCTTCTCCACCACCATCCCAGTGGGGGTGCCAGAGAGGGGTCAGGAGCCCCAGAAGGATCAGAGAGGGAAGGGGTGGAGGGAGCTCTGCCTGCCTCTGAAGGTGGAGGCGGCAATGGGACCAGCTCTGGAACAGGAGGAGACCCAGGAGAGGCAGGGGGGGTGGGATCCCAGCAGCAGCCCCAGAACACCCCCTCTAAGCGGAGGCCAGTGTTGAGCATCTCCCCCCCTCCGGAGGACCTGTTTGATGACAGCAGTATGTCCTGCCAGGAGGATCCAGCCCCGGCCGGGCCAGCAGGTCCAGACTCAGAACATAGCAGCAGCATCTGGGCTGACGACTCGGCCTCCAACTTCAGCCTGATCAGCTCCAGCTCCTACAACGACAACACAGAGGTGCCCCGCAAGTCCCGTAAACGCACCCCCCGCCAGCGGCCCGGGGCCAAGCCTGCACCCCCAGAGGACAGCATGGACGTGTTTGATGCAGACAGCGCCACGGCCCCACACTTTGTACTGTCTCAGCTGGGCCCAGACAAGGCCAGCCCCAAGCCCAG TTCTCTGGAGGCTGGGTGTCTGCTGAAGGGAGGCCTGCTGTCAGGTCAGTGTCCCCAGAAGAGTGAGGGCAAGGAGCTGAAGATCCTGGTGCAGCCAGAGACCCAGCACCGGGCACGCTACCTGACCGAGGGCAGCCGCGGCTCTGTCAAAGACCGCACCCAACAGGGCTTCCCCACGGTCAAG tTAGAGGGCGTCAGTGAGCCGGTGGTGCTGCAGGTGTTTGTGGCCAGTGACACAGGCAGAGTGAAGCCTCATGGGTTCTACCAGGCCTGCAGGGTGACAGGACGCAACACCACGGCCTGCAAGGAGGTGGACATCGAGGGAACCACCGTCATAGAGGTCCCTCTGGAGCCCAGCAGCGCCATGTCACTTGC GGTTGATTGTGTGGGGATCCTGAAGCTGCGTAACGCAGACGTGGAGGCTCGTATAGGAGTGGCCGGGTCCAAGAAGAAGAGCACCCGGGCCAGGCTGGCATTCAGGGTCAACATCCCCCAGCCTGATGGGTCTGTCCTAGCCCTACAGACCACCTCGTCACCCATCCTCTGCA CCCAGCCAGCAGGGGTGCCAGAGATCCTGAAGAAGAGTCTCCACAGCTGttcagtgagaggaggagaggagctgttCATCATAGGGAAGAACTTCCTCAAAGGAACCAAGGTCATCTTCCAGGAGAACCCAGCAG ATGATGACTCGTGGCAGGCCGAGGCAGAGATTGACATGGAGCTGTTCCATCAG AACCATGTGGTGGTGAAGGTTCCGCCGTACCAcagcctgtctgtctcctctcctgtctctgtgggCGTCTACATCACGACCAATGCCGGGAGGTCACATGACAACCAGCCCTTCATGTATACCCCAGACTCAG ATAAGTCCCTGAACATGTCTGTGAAGATAGAGGGTTCTTCTCTGGCCAAGGCCTGCACCTTCCATGACCAGATCAATTATCTGGCCTCTGACCCTGCCCAGTCTGCTGGCGAACTGGTTAAACGACACGAGGTCACCCCTATGGAGGTCTCCAGCAATACCTCATCCACAGCACTCTTCAAG CCACCCTCTGACGCCCTTATCTTAGTCCAGCAGACCCTGAGCTCCAGCACCCCGCCTAGGAATGAGTCGTTCCCCGGCCCCATGCCCCTCCAGCCTGGGGACGTGGACCTCCCCCATGCCCCTGTCTTTCCCTCCCTGGAGCCCTTCAGCACCATCCAGAAGCAGGACATCGCCCCCATCACCTCCTTCCCCGTCTCCAGCGACACTACCACTCTCCCCCCTGTCCCCCCAGAGGTACCCCAGCAGTTCCTCCGGGACCCCCAGGAGAGTCTGCCTCAAGAGGCCTCCAACTCCTGCGGAAGGGTGATGGTAGTAGGGATGTCCCAGATGGCGCCCCCCTCCCAGGCCCCCCAAGTTCCCCAGTTTCCCCAGGACGGGGTGGCCCAGCTGGAGAGGGCAGTAAGGGAGCTCCAGGCGGGGGGCAGCAGCCTGGTACAGCAGGTCCTAGAGGCAGCAGTGGCTCAGCAGCAACTCAACTCAGTGTTGTACAGCCCCACGTCCTCCACTGACTCCCTGCAGCAAAACGTACAGGACACAATGAACAGCCTGAGACTGGGGTGCACTGAGGGCTCTCTGGCCACACAACAGCAGCAGCTACAACAGCAGTTGCAACAACAGCAGATCCTTGGCAACATGCAACAGATACAGCAGCAACAACAGATACAGCAGCAACAACAGATACAGCAGCAACAACAGATACAGCAGCAACAACAGATACAGCAGCAACAACAGATACAGCAGCATCAAGTCCTTAGCAACATACAGCTACAACCACAATTATTAATACAGCCACAGGATCAACAACtgcaacagcaacaacagataCTGGGGAACCTACAACAATTACAACATCAACAGtttcaacaacagcagcagcaggtcCTAGGAAACATACAGCTACAGGATCAACAACTTCAGCAACAACAACAAGTACTGGGCAACCTACAACAACAAAACCAAGCAGTAGGCAACATGCAACacttacagcaacaacaacagcagcagcaggtgTTGGAGAACTTTCAGCAGCAGCTCCAGGCTGAGCTCCTCCAGCCCCAGATCCACTCCTCGTCTCATCCCCAGCAGCAGCCTGTGTCTCTCCTCCAGCAGGCTGGGGAGCTGCTCACCATCCAGACCTCCAGCTTCCCCCACCAGCCGCCCTCCCACACCTCCCCCCCCCAGCAGCTCCTCCAGTCCCCCAGGCCTCTGTCGGAATCCCCCAGCCCGCAGCTCCAGGTCCAGGCCGCCCTGCTCCAGAACACTCTGACTGTGCTGACCAGTGGTAGCCTAGATCATGAGCAGCAGGTCACGGGGTCCACGCTGTTCCTCTCTCCCAACACACTCTCTAGCCAGGGTAGTCGGCAGCAGCTGGCATTCCTGTCCTCCAtggagacttcagccagtgagccCCAGACTGTGTCAGTGTTCCAGCCTCAGACCCAGCAGCAGCAGAGCACCCCCATGGACCAACAGCAGTCCCCCCAGCAGACACAACCACAGCAAACCCAGCAGCAGCGTCCCATGGCTCAGCAAGGCTCCTTGTTCCAAACTAACACTCTGTCCTCCAGCCAGCACCCTCAGCCACAGCCCACAGACCTGCTCCTCTGCACCGCCTCCCTCAACCCCCAGGCTCTGCCTCCAACCCTCCTCTTCAGTACCCAGGGCCCCTCCATGGGCAGCAGCACCCCTCACCCCCAGGACACCCCTGCTCCCCTCCTGTTCTCCCAGCCCACCATGGTTGGGATCAGGGTAGGGGTGGCCCAGTCTGACCCAGCAGAGCCCATGTCCTTCCAGGACCAGAGCTCCACAGTAGGGGGGACCACTGCCTCCATCAATCCCCCTCAGCAGGGCCTGTTCCAGGGCCAGCAGCCTATGCAGGTGAGCTCCAGCTCAGGCAGTGGCCCTGACAGCCAGCAGGTGGAGCTGTACCTGCCACAGGGTTCTCTGTCTGGTCTGCAGAGCAACATGGCTACGCAGGAACTAGAACACCATGCTGCAGCAGCTGCGACCATCTTTGTGATGCAGAGCGGACTGGGGGTGGTGGAGCTGCAGAGTACCGCCTCCTCCCCAGAGCAGCTGTTCCAGACGGGAGTGAGTAGGAATGTCGGCCAGCCAGGAGGACAACCCAACCTGTTTGTGTTCGGCCTCCAGAACG attCCTCCCAGCTGATGACGTCCGCTGGTCCAACACTGTCAGCCCAGAGCCAACCCCAGAACGCCAACCCTGTGCAGGCAAGCCACATCCAGTCTTTACTGGACTCAGACATGGCCCAGACAGCCACACCCATGCAGACCAACCTACAGACCCCAatgcagacaaacacacatactgcAATGCAGACCAATATACAGACTGCCATAGAAACTAGCCTGCCGACCCTTATGCAGACCAGCTTACAGAACGCCATACAGACCAACATGCAGACGTCCATGAGCACCTCCCAGAAGATGGAGGACCTGCTGGAGAGTCTACAGAAGCAGTGA